The Allorhodopirellula heiligendammensis genome includes a window with the following:
- a CDS encoding ABC transporter ATP-binding protein, with amino-acid sequence METPHDASADEPLGHALIEVRGLDVEFDGHVILSGITRSITRGQTVAVIGESGCGKTVFMKTLVALIKPTRGQISFDGADLNQLSPAELAQIRRRFGFVFQHAALFDSMNIFDNVAFPIRQNEPDTGEDEVRDRVRTHLLEVGLPEEVAAKFPAEISGGMQKRVGLARALVLKPELIVYDEPTTGLDPIMSDVINELILNTRRMYPVTSVVVTHDMHTARKVADRVMMFFPRRMLGEGQSQILFDGPPSGLEHADDRRVRQFVRGEAGDRIREMSRAMA; translated from the coding sequence ATCGAGACGCCGCATGACGCCTCTGCAGATGAGCCCCTTGGGCACGCGTTGATTGAAGTCCGCGGACTGGACGTTGAGTTCGACGGTCATGTGATTCTATCGGGGATCACTCGCAGCATCACACGTGGCCAGACTGTCGCTGTGATCGGTGAGAGTGGTTGCGGCAAAACGGTATTCATGAAAACGCTCGTCGCGCTGATCAAACCAACTCGCGGTCAAATAAGTTTTGATGGGGCTGACTTGAATCAGCTCTCCCCCGCTGAACTCGCTCAGATCCGGCGGCGATTTGGTTTTGTATTTCAACATGCTGCGTTATTTGACAGCATGAATATTTTCGACAATGTGGCCTTTCCGATTCGACAAAACGAACCCGACACCGGCGAGGACGAAGTTCGCGATCGCGTGCGAACCCATCTGCTCGAGGTCGGATTACCCGAAGAGGTCGCCGCGAAATTCCCAGCTGAAATTTCAGGCGGGATGCAGAAGCGCGTCGGGTTAGCGAGGGCACTCGTGTTGAAACCCGAGTTGATCGTGTACGACGAACCGACCACTGGACTCGATCCCATCATGAGCGACGTGATCAACGAACTAATTTTAAATACTCGGCGGATGTACCCCGTCACCAGCGTGGTGGTCACGCACGACATGCACACGGCGCGTAAGGTTGCCGATCGTGTGATGATGTTTTTTCCTCGTCGGATGCTCGGCGAGGGGCAGTCTCAAATTTTATTCGACGGACCTCCCAGCGGACTCGAACACGCCGATGACCGGCGGGTTCGCCAGTTCGTCCGTGGCGAAGCGGGCGATCGGATTCGTGAAATGTCTCGAGCAATGGCGTAA
- a CDS encoding MlaE family ABC transporter permease — translation MQWGTAIVDGIAAIGDLACFTWQMLGWMFTRLPRRGTLLTNFYQVGVLSLPVVALTGTFIGMVLAVQSFYQFQAIGLASRLGVVINTSLVRELGPVLAATMLAGRVGGAMAAVLGTMRVTEQIDALTTMGADPIHYLVVPRFLACLLLIPALTIMADFMGIVGGYFYSVVILGIDRAAYLHHSREGVVGFDLFMGIFKSFFFGAIIAIVSCYRGFNCQPGAEGVGKAATAAFVYSFVLILAVDLFLNIALDSIYFMVYPQGPVLF, via the coding sequence ATGCAATGGGGCACAGCGATTGTCGACGGCATTGCTGCCATCGGCGATTTGGCTTGCTTCACCTGGCAGATGCTGGGGTGGATGTTCACACGCTTACCGCGGCGGGGAACTTTATTAACCAACTTCTATCAGGTTGGGGTGTTGAGCCTGCCGGTGGTCGCATTGACAGGTACGTTCATCGGCATGGTGCTCGCCGTCCAAAGTTTCTATCAATTCCAAGCCATCGGATTGGCCAGTCGGCTCGGCGTGGTGATCAATACGTCACTGGTCCGTGAGCTTGGACCGGTGCTGGCTGCGACCATGCTCGCCGGTCGGGTAGGCGGCGCGATGGCCGCCGTGCTCGGCACGATGCGTGTCACCGAACAAATTGACGCGTTGACGACCATGGGAGCCGATCCCATTCACTATTTGGTCGTGCCCCGATTCCTCGCCTGCCTGTTGTTGATTCCCGCGTTGACCATCATGGCGGATTTCATGGGGATCGTGGGAGGATATTTTTATAGCGTGGTGATTCTAGGTATCGACCGGGCTGCGTATCTGCACCATTCGCGGGAAGGCGTCGTCGGATTCGACCTGTTCATGGGAATCTTCAAGAGTTTCTTTTTCGGCGCCATTATTGCGATCGTCAGTTGTTACCGTGGATTCAATTGCCAACCGGGGGCTGAGGGGGTCGGTAAAGCAGCCACGGCGGCGTTCGTTTACTCGTTCGTATTGATCCTCGCCGTGGATTTGTTTCTGAACATCGCGTTGGATTCGATTTACTTCATGGTATATCCCCAGGGACCGGTGCTGTTTTGA
- a CDS encoding FHA domain-containing protein — protein sequence MSEDKVDDLAGAFGQLTPTGGGDPIPLIKDNLLIGRRKHCDICLDFPNVSSQHCRMTLENGYWFIRDLNSRNGTKVDGRPVIRKRADPKCKVTIARHNYILEYDPQVLGAYGPPPPDDNYIEEVMKSSLMDRAGVAKRDPKKGLFNRKSD from the coding sequence ATGAGCGAAGACAAAGTAGACGACCTAGCCGGCGCATTCGGCCAACTGACCCCCACCGGTGGTGGCGATCCGATCCCCTTGATCAAAGACAATCTACTGATCGGTCGACGCAAACATTGCGATATTTGCTTGGACTTTCCCAACGTGTCCAGCCAGCACTGCCGGATGACGCTGGAAAACGGCTACTGGTTTATTCGCGATCTCAATAGCCGCAATGGGACGAAGGTTGACGGGCGGCCCGTGATCCGCAAGCGTGCCGATCCCAAGTGCAAGGTCACGATTGCACGGCATAACTATATTCTCGAGTACGATCCACAGGTTCTCGGTGCCTATGGTCCTCCTCCACCGGATGACAATTACATCGAAGAAGTCATGAAGAGCTCGTTGATGGACCGGGCCGGTGTCGCCAAACGCGACCCTAAAAAGGGGTTGTTCAACCGCAAGTCGGACTGA
- a CDS encoding HEAT repeat domain-containing protein yields the protein MTPPPQSNRSSSQSPSASHPRGNGLPLGTVDRTDCNPESQWDNAPNPFSRVLTASEPSAKDRFVRAVRTLVVTLALTAILFAGVFFGKQFLLAQLVAGFDDLDAAGKQARLTQIASFGLDAVEPLAGKLANEEDAVSVAAFTLLQQLQNDWITLSPAAAQAAHSRLIESIATAFRRPSEQAGIPGPAQRGRASELLRQSILEFSSAPSQTPELLGAANDLLAELDGPASTNAMLANSPVQLRSAPRRHSVAKVARLATPVRQSGWTDWPPPTSTQTAQIVRSGARRASVEQASLADQADMSATLTAPASLQALPRGVMAPLQQITSHEPVASSSPAVAAHRPVSRVIQVSADADAPIETLSEAGTLEKVSNSSDAANERGYPELTARGFSKSQLESAAKWSNAAAEERIAMISSLARSGELGTEPWLSYAINDPDRRVRLEVVGALEKSRGAAVSAGLRKLLAGETDPHVAARIRRILDLF from the coding sequence ATGACTCCCCCTCCTCAATCAAACCGCTCGTCCTCTCAATCCCCGTCGGCCTCCCACCCTCGCGGTAATGGCCTTCCGCTGGGAACGGTCGACCGCACCGATTGCAATCCTGAATCGCAGTGGGATAACGCTCCCAATCCGTTTTCGCGGGTGCTCACCGCCAGTGAACCCTCGGCCAAGGATCGGTTCGTGAGGGCGGTGAGAACACTGGTGGTCACACTCGCGTTAACCGCAATTCTGTTCGCAGGTGTGTTTTTTGGCAAGCAATTCCTGCTCGCTCAGCTGGTCGCTGGATTCGATGATCTCGATGCTGCGGGCAAACAGGCTCGCTTGACACAAATCGCGAGCTTCGGACTTGATGCGGTCGAACCACTGGCCGGCAAGCTAGCAAACGAGGAGGATGCGGTGTCGGTAGCTGCATTCACGCTGCTTCAGCAGCTCCAGAATGACTGGATCACGCTATCTCCCGCAGCCGCCCAAGCAGCTCACAGCCGCTTGATTGAGTCGATTGCAACTGCATTTCGACGTCCATCGGAACAGGCTGGGATACCGGGGCCAGCTCAGCGTGGTCGGGCCAGTGAATTGCTGAGGCAGTCGATTCTCGAATTCTCATCAGCGCCGTCTCAGACACCGGAACTACTCGGCGCCGCCAATGATCTACTGGCGGAACTCGACGGTCCCGCGTCGACCAACGCGATGCTGGCCAACTCCCCGGTGCAACTGCGCTCGGCCCCGCGGCGTCATTCCGTAGCAAAGGTTGCGCGGCTTGCTACGCCCGTTCGCCAATCGGGCTGGACCGACTGGCCACCACCCACCAGTACTCAAACCGCTCAAATCGTCCGCTCTGGTGCTCGTCGCGCGAGTGTGGAGCAGGCGAGCTTGGCAGACCAAGCCGATATGTCAGCAACGCTGACGGCACCAGCGAGTCTGCAAGCCCTGCCACGTGGTGTGATGGCGCCGTTGCAGCAGATCACGTCACACGAGCCTGTCGCTTCATCCTCGCCTGCGGTTGCGGCGCATCGACCGGTCAGTCGGGTAATCCAGGTATCGGCGGATGCGGACGCTCCCATCGAGACGCTCAGTGAAGCGGGAACCCTGGAGAAAGTCTCGAATTCTAGCGACGCAGCAAACGAACGAGGTTACCCGGAGCTAACCGCGCGAGGGTTCTCCAAATCACAGCTGGAATCGGCCGCCAAATGGAGCAACGCAGCGGCCGAGGAGCGGATTGCAATGATCAGTTCTCTGGCTCGTTCGGGCGAACTCGGAACCGAGCCCTGGTTGTCCTATGCGATCAATGATCCGGACCGTCGCGTGCGTTTGGAGGTGGTCGGTGCCTTGGAGAAATCACGCGGCGCGGCCGTTTCAGCAGGTCTAAGGAAGCTCCTGGCCGGCGAGACCGATCCGCACGTCGCCGCTAGGATCCGCCGAATTCTCGATCTGTTTTGA
- a CDS encoding prephenate dehydrogenase, whose protein sequence is MNTPDFATESPLLPIRTVAVIGLGLLGGSVAKSLRRTGADSQVRVIGWARRAETREFAIDNDFVDAVSDDFIEASKLADLVIIATPVDRIAEYALKIAAACPHVLITDVGSTKCGIVQAVATVPEAMARFVASHPIAGSEKTGIEHARGDLLDDKLVVLTPSGTENSGVVDAIERFWQSTGARTLRLSPQRHDELMAVTSHAPHLLAAVVARQVPEEALRMVGSGWLDTTRIAAGDEGLWTAIVCENRAAILAAIQATAQDLSQLIEIIQSADDPALTTYLRDARKRREAASSPPSFPPPS, encoded by the coding sequence GTGAATACACCTGATTTTGCTACCGAATCGCCCCTCTTGCCGATCCGCACTGTTGCGGTGATCGGGTTAGGGTTGCTCGGTGGGAGTGTCGCAAAATCGCTTCGTCGGACGGGCGCAGATTCACAGGTTCGTGTGATTGGGTGGGCACGCCGGGCGGAAACCCGTGAATTTGCGATCGATAATGACTTCGTCGACGCTGTTTCAGACGATTTTATCGAGGCGTCCAAGCTGGCGGATCTCGTCATCATCGCGACGCCGGTCGACCGCATTGCAGAATATGCTCTGAAAATAGCGGCCGCATGCCCCCATGTCTTAATCACAGACGTGGGCAGTACCAAGTGCGGCATTGTGCAAGCGGTTGCAACGGTTCCTGAGGCAATGGCTCGGTTCGTAGCCTCCCACCCCATCGCGGGCAGCGAGAAAACGGGCATTGAGCACGCTCGTGGCGATTTGTTGGACGACAAGTTGGTTGTGCTCACGCCATCGGGAACCGAAAACAGCGGCGTGGTCGATGCCATCGAACGGTTTTGGCAGTCCACCGGCGCGCGGACTCTGCGGCTATCGCCCCAGCGGCACGACGAATTGATGGCAGTGACTTCCCATGCACCCCATCTGCTGGCGGCGGTCGTCGCCCGGCAGGTCCCTGAGGAAGCGCTTCGGATGGTGGGATCGGGATGGCTCGACACCACCCGGATTGCGGCCGGTGACGAGGGGCTGTGGACCGCCATCGTGTGTGAAAATCGGGCCGCTATCCTTGCGGCGATACAGGCCACGGCCCAAGATTTATCGCAGCTGATCGAGATCATTCAATCTGCCGACGACCCCGCCCTAACCACTTACCTCCGCGACGCCAGAAAAAGACGCGAAGCGGCGTCATCCCCGCCATCGTTCCCGCCGCCCTCATAA
- the purL gene encoding phosphoribosylformylglycinamidine synthase subunit PurL, translating to MPLWQIDIHPAPQQLDRMGLHTADEIYQLGLGSDLTVAAARGFLVQGEISREQAQSVAATLLADTVTERLVIGRVSESVDGDSDALSEPPESMMENLAERGVEDQPHLVHVMSKPGVMDPVAASTQSALADSGLDAGAVKTFRKYWISGVDEAGLDAICRRALSNDSIEQFVIGPLRMNELGVGSEGKFELVRVPIRSLDDAGLEKLSKDGQLYLTLVEMQTIRDHFASLDRDPTDIELETVAQTWSEHCSHKTLAGRIHYRGPGADGTPEGDERQYANMLKETIFAATQSIRRTLGDDDWCVSVFKDNAGVVTFDEDDHVCFKVETHNHPSALEPYGGANTGIGGVIRDPMGTGMGAKPVCNTDVFCFAPPDVTPDELPPGVLHPRRVIQGVVSGVRDYGNRMGIPTVNGAVYFDRRYLGNPLVYCGNVGILPVGMEDKEVKANDLIVAIGGRTGRDGIHGATFSSAELTSESESLSGGAVQIGNAITEKMVLDVLLQARDRGLYNAVTDCGAGGFSSAVGEMGEELGAEVWLDKAPLKYDGLTYTEIWISEAQERMVFAVPESKWDELRELCESEGVEAAAIGRFVPTGRLKLTYQGELVGDVAMSFLHDGRPPVIRDAVYHPPAVTPLTIEDRDAESNTNTLLAILGSYNVASKHWVIRQYDHEVQAGSVIKPLVGPQCDGPGDAAVVRPKLTSKRGLVISCGMNPHYGDFDTYHMATSAIDEAMRNAVAVGADPSKIAILDNFCWGYTDRAETLGSLVRSAIACQDMAEVLQTPFVSGKDSLNNEFSYFDEGGDKQTIAIPPSLLISAMGQIADVSKAVTMDLKEAGNVLLLVGRTQRELGGSHYSLVESVTGGEVPQVDPEFAKQVFATVHAAIMDGHIRSCHDLSEGGLAVAAVEMALAGGLGLTVSLDDVSRVDGKGEPLSSSEVLFSESNTRFLIEVNADRVSDIASIFSGAGVPLTKLGEVTSGTSVQIRDRDDVVLDVDIEAAKSAWQAPLDWH from the coding sequence ATGCCACTTTGGCAAATCGACATTCATCCGGCACCGCAGCAACTCGACCGGATGGGATTGCATACCGCTGACGAGATCTACCAGCTCGGCCTAGGCAGCGACCTGACTGTCGCCGCGGCGCGGGGCTTTCTTGTGCAGGGAGAGATCAGCCGTGAACAGGCTCAATCGGTCGCCGCGACCTTGCTGGCTGATACCGTCACCGAGCGTCTGGTGATCGGCCGCGTTAGCGAGAGCGTCGATGGCGATAGTGACGCGCTCTCGGAGCCGCCCGAGTCGATGATGGAGAATCTCGCCGAGCGTGGTGTGGAAGATCAGCCGCACTTGGTGCATGTGATGAGCAAGCCGGGCGTGATGGATCCCGTCGCTGCGAGTACGCAGAGCGCCCTGGCCGATAGCGGTCTGGACGCGGGAGCAGTCAAGACGTTCCGCAAGTATTGGATTTCAGGCGTGGACGAGGCCGGTCTCGACGCGATCTGCCGGCGCGCTCTCTCGAACGACTCAATTGAACAATTCGTGATCGGCCCGCTGCGAATGAACGAACTCGGCGTCGGATCCGAGGGAAAGTTCGAATTGGTACGCGTGCCCATCCGCAGCCTCGACGACGCGGGCTTGGAGAAACTGTCGAAGGATGGCCAGCTCTATCTCACTCTCGTTGAGATGCAGACCATTCGCGATCATTTCGCGTCCCTCGATCGCGACCCGACCGATATCGAACTCGAGACGGTTGCGCAGACCTGGTCCGAACACTGCAGCCATAAAACGCTGGCCGGTCGCATTCACTATCGCGGCCCAGGTGCCGATGGCACGCCAGAAGGCGACGAGCGGCAATACGCCAACATGCTCAAAGAGACAATCTTTGCGGCAACGCAGTCGATCCGACGCACGCTAGGCGATGACGATTGGTGTGTGAGCGTGTTCAAAGACAATGCTGGAGTCGTCACATTCGATGAGGATGATCATGTGTGCTTCAAAGTGGAGACGCACAACCATCCCTCGGCACTGGAGCCGTATGGTGGGGCGAATACTGGCATCGGTGGCGTGATTCGCGATCCGATGGGTACGGGCATGGGTGCCAAGCCGGTGTGCAACACCGATGTGTTTTGTTTTGCGCCGCCCGATGTAACACCGGATGAACTGCCGCCAGGAGTCCTCCATCCGCGACGTGTGATCCAGGGCGTTGTCTCGGGCGTGCGGGATTACGGCAACCGGATGGGCATCCCAACGGTCAACGGTGCGGTCTATTTTGATCGCCGGTATCTCGGCAATCCCCTGGTGTATTGCGGCAACGTGGGCATCCTCCCGGTCGGCATGGAAGACAAAGAGGTCAAAGCGAACGACCTGATTGTCGCGATCGGCGGACGGACCGGCCGCGATGGGATTCACGGAGCAACCTTCAGTAGCGCTGAACTGACCAGTGAATCCGAGAGCCTCTCAGGCGGTGCCGTTCAGATCGGCAACGCGATCACCGAAAAGATGGTGCTCGACGTCCTGCTGCAAGCTCGCGATCGCGGACTGTACAATGCCGTCACGGACTGCGGGGCCGGTGGATTCAGTAGCGCCGTGGGCGAGATGGGTGAGGAACTCGGAGCGGAGGTGTGGCTGGACAAGGCCCCCCTGAAATACGACGGATTGACCTACACTGAAATCTGGATCTCGGAAGCGCAGGAACGCATGGTCTTCGCCGTCCCCGAATCAAAGTGGGACGAGTTGCGAGAGCTCTGCGAGAGCGAAGGTGTCGAAGCGGCCGCTATCGGACGCTTCGTACCCACAGGCCGCTTGAAACTGACGTATCAAGGCGAGTTGGTGGGCGACGTCGCGATGTCGTTCCTCCATGACGGACGCCCACCGGTTATTCGTGACGCCGTTTATCATCCACCGGCGGTCACTCCGCTGACGATTGAGGACCGCGACGCGGAGTCCAACACGAATACACTGCTCGCCATTCTGGGCAGCTACAACGTCGCCAGTAAGCACTGGGTGATTCGTCAGTACGATCACGAAGTGCAAGCCGGCAGCGTGATCAAACCGCTAGTCGGCCCCCAGTGCGATGGCCCTGGAGACGCAGCGGTCGTCCGGCCGAAACTCACCAGCAAACGCGGACTGGTGATTTCGTGCGGTATGAACCCGCACTACGGCGACTTTGACACCTACCACATGGCGACTTCCGCGATCGACGAGGCCATGCGGAACGCGGTTGCCGTGGGCGCCGACCCTTCGAAGATCGCCATCCTTGATAACTTCTGCTGGGGATATACTGATCGGGCTGAGACGCTCGGGTCACTGGTCCGAAGTGCGATCGCATGCCAAGACATGGCGGAGGTACTGCAGACGCCATTCGTCAGTGGCAAAGACAGCTTGAATAATGAGTTCAGTTACTTCGACGAGGGCGGCGACAAGCAGACAATCGCGATTCCGCCGAGCCTGTTGATCAGTGCGATGGGGCAGATCGCTGATGTCAGCAAGGCGGTCACGATGGACCTGAAGGAAGCCGGCAATGTGTTGCTGCTCGTCGGCCGCACGCAGCGAGAATTGGGGGGATCGCACTACAGTCTCGTCGAGAGTGTCACCGGAGGCGAGGTTCCACAGGTTGACCCGGAATTTGCCAAACAGGTCTTTGCAACCGTCCACGCCGCGATCATGGATGGCCACATACGCTCTTGCCACGATTTAAGTGAAGGGGGACTGGCCGTCGCAGCGGTCGAGATGGCCCTCGCCGGCGGTCTGGGCTTGACCGTTTCACTCGATGATGTCTCACGTGTTGATGGCAAGGGCGAGCCACTAAGCAGCAGCGAAGTCTTGTTCAGCGAGTCGAACACCCGTTTCTTGATTGAGGTCAACGCCGATCGCGTTTCTGACATCGCGTCGATATTCTCCGGCGCGGGTGTCCCCCTGACGAAGTTAGGCGAAGTCACATCGGGTACCTCGGTGCAGATCCGTGATCGCGATGATGTCGTCCTCGATGTCGACATCGAGGCCGCGAAATCGGCCTGGCAAGCTCCCTTGGATTGGCACTGA
- a CDS encoding RsmD family RNA methyltransferase encodes MKSRSKSKSKPNSKATKLRIIGGDMGGRTVTYHGEEFTRPMRDSVRENLFNILGRGVRGTTAFDLFAGTGVLAFEAISRGAIRAVAVEPMKQAVNQIRKTVEHLDLDSKFKLVQADAFAVANRLLSCDGEDDTPWIVFLSPPYRFWNDPEMYPKLAAIIRHVQRHAPPGSILVAETDYTFDTDLLPAGDWDIRAYGITRLAFIEPGNHCGMSLPDTLEL; translated from the coding sequence ATGAAATCACGCTCGAAATCTAAATCGAAGCCCAACTCGAAAGCCACCAAGCTGCGGATCATTGGCGGTGACATGGGTGGCCGCACAGTCACGTACCATGGCGAAGAGTTCACTCGGCCCATGCGCGACAGTGTGCGCGAAAACCTGTTCAACATCCTCGGTCGCGGCGTCCGCGGGACCACGGCTTTCGATCTGTTCGCCGGCACCGGCGTGTTGGCGTTTGAGGCGATCAGCCGTGGAGCGATTCGTGCCGTCGCCGTTGAGCCGATGAAGCAGGCTGTGAACCAAATTCGCAAAACGGTGGAGCATCTTGATCTCGATAGTAAGTTCAAACTCGTGCAAGCGGATGCCTTTGCCGTCGCGAATCGCCTACTGAGTTGTGATGGAGAGGACGACACCCCTTGGATCGTGTTCCTCAGCCCACCGTATCGATTCTGGAATGACCCGGAGATGTATCCCAAGCTCGCTGCGATCATCCGGCACGTTCAACGGCACGCGCCACCGGGCAGCATCCTCGTTGCGGAGACCGATTACACCTTTGACACGGACCTCCTGCCTGCTGGCGATTGGGACATCCGCGCCTATGGCATCACTCGGCTCGCGTTCATCGAACCGGGTAATCACTGTGGAATGAGCTTACCCGACACGTTGGAGCTTTAA